ATATCGCGTAGCAGACCACCAATAATAGCCGTCCAAACCCCCATCATAATAGCGATAATAGCTGACATATCTTGTGTCAATGCTATCTTAAAACCAATCACGCTAAAAGCCGCCAACCCAATGGCATCAAACAGCTTCAATGCCTTATCAATCTTATGATACAGATGAAAGAATATTTGTAAAATAAGCGATGTCACTGTGATGACGATCACATAATTGAGGTCAGTCATCCAAAAGAGCGGATGACGGTCTAGCGCCATATCACGTAGTGTACCGCCGCCGATAGCATTGACCATCGCAACCAAGATACAGCCAGCAATATCAAAACCTTTGTGCTGTGCCAGCAGTGTACCTGAGATCGCACAAGCAATCACACCAACCATATCTAATAAATATAATAAAATATCAGGAAAAATTAAATCATTAACCATGATTATATTACCAATATAATGGCCATCAAAATAGATTGGCTGTGCTGGACTAGGTTAGTTTTGAAGTTGTTTATATCAATAATTTAAATAGAGTTAACCTAATTTTAGGTAGTAGTTTAGCCATCTTTTGCAAATAGAATAAGCCCAACGATAATCAGAGCAATACCTATTAAGCCCATCGCTGATGGCAGGGTATTATTGAGCAATAGCATACCGCCAATTAAGGCAAATATCACTTCACTTGCCTGAGTAGCATCAACCCCAGCCACTTCGCTTGAAGTTTCCGCTTTTTCACGGGCATATAAAAAGATACTGGTTGCCGCCACGCCTGCCAATAGAGCCACAAGTAAGGTATTGAATACCTGCTTAGTATCAGGCAAATCCGGATGAACGACAAGACCCAAAACCAACCAAAATGGCAGACTGCCCAAGGTCATTAACCATACTTTGTTAAAGGCATTTTGTAGGAGGGTGGTTTTGATAGCAGGTATACGTGCGATTAAAGTTTGCAGCAAAGAGCTCGGTAAGGTTTGAGCAGAGTGGTTAAGGTTTAAGGAATCGACCGCGTCCGCCGTATAAGTCATATCAGCTGACAACGCAGGTGCTTCTGTAATAAGTGAGGTGGTTTTTTTACTAATCTCGTTGGCTTGGATATCAATTTTTTGAGTGCTGGTAGGCTCGGCACTACGCTTGCGCGCATTGTAAGATACCTGCCAAACCAACTGGTTACCAATGGGATAGCTAAAGGCGGCTATTAGGGCAGGCACGGCACCATAAAGCAGCATATCTTTCATGGGCACTGCATCAGCA
This region of Psychrobacter sp. JCM 18902 genomic DNA includes:
- a CDS encoding multidrug resistance efflux transporter family protein — translated: MVKLILLGLLSGAFFSSTFVLNEVMSAAGGHWFWSASLRYAFMWLILTAIIIMQHGFGRITELMTIFRQHWGFWCITGSIGFGIFYTGICYAADHVAGWVVAATFMFTVVASLLVLLAFGQRFDKKFIAYALLVFAGVVLVNISEGLHAASLLDADAVPMKDMLLYGAVPALIAAFSYPIGNQLVWQVSYNARKRSAEPTSTQKIDIQANEISKKTTSLITEAPALSADMTYTADAVDSLNLNHSAQTLPSSLLQTLIARIPAIKTTLLQNAFNKVWLMTLGSLPFWLVLGLVVHPDLPDTKQVFNTLLVALLAGVAATSIFLYAREKAETSSEVAGVDATQASEVIFALIGGMLLLNNTLPSAMGLIGIALIIVGLILFAKDG
- a CDS encoding trimeric intracellular cation channel family protein codes for the protein MVNDLIFPDILLYLLDMVGVIACAISGTLLAQHKGFDIAGCILVAMVNAIGGGTLRDMALDRHPLFWMTDLNYVIVITVTSLILQIFFHLYHKIDKALKLFDAIGLAAFSVIGFKIALTQDMSAIIAIMMGVWTAIIGGLLRDIICNEIPLLLQREIYISASIVGSITYLLLDRLGVDTGLNEFIMLGVIFAVRMLALRFDWHLPSIRLVK